The DNA sequence GATCGCGCCCGCGGACCCCGAGGATCCTGTATGTCGACCGAACCGGAGCCGGGCCTGGCGCCCGAGCACGTGGGACCCCGTCATACCTTGGACGAGCCGATCATGATGACGGTCGACGGGCAGGAGTTTCGGGTCAGAAGGCGGGTCGGGCGGCCCGCCGCCTACGACTTCGACTGGTTGAGTGGGCCGCACGACTACGGCTTCACCAGCTCCGGACCGGCGATGACCCGGGCGGAGATGGAGGCGGCCATCCGCGCCTTCCTCCGGGACATCGACCCGGTCACCGGCTACCTGCGGGAGTAGCGGTCGCACTCTCGGGATCACGACTCCCAGGCGACGTAGGTGCCTCGATGCGGAACGGTGACGACCAGGCCACGCTCGCGTAGTAGTGCCACCGCTTGCCGAGCTGTTCCCCGGGCGATGCCGTACGTCTGCTGGATCTGAGACTCGCTCGGGATCGGCTTCCGAGGTTCCAGCTTCCCCGCTTCGATCTGCTTCGCGATCAAATCCGCCACCTGGACGTACAGCGGCGTGGGGGAGAACGGATCGACGCTCATGACGTCACCTTCCCTGTACGTCTCTAGACGACTTGCTCCCGCTACGTCTATGGACGTACAGGACGTACAGGTCTACCTTCGGGGTGGGAGTCCAAACCTCCGGAGGTAGCCGTGGGGCGGTACGTCAAGGAAGACGATGAGCCACCCTTCGACATCCAGATCGCCTGGTACACGCTCGATCACCATCGTGCGCGGGGCAGGTGTGGCAGGTGTCGCGAAGGGTGGTGCCCGGTCGTCGTGGTGGCTGTCGCCCGCATCCGCGCGTGGCGGAAGGCCAAGAGGGCGTGAGCGGCTTCAAGGCAGGCGACCTGCTGCACGTCACGCGAGCGGCAGGCCCTCAGTTCGTGCGGCCGTTCGACTTCCGCCTCATCCGTGCCCTGGACTGGACGACCTTCGACGGCTGGATCTGGCTGGACGGCTACCAGCTCGACGAGCGAGGCGACGCCGTCGCCCGGCGGTCGATCTTCGTGATGCAGGGTGGCTTGAGGCCCGGCTGGATGCGCACCTTTAATCCGGCCGGGGATAACCCGGCCGGATGTCCAAAGGAATGATTAGTCGCGCACCCGTACGACGCAGTACGTGGTGTCGGGAGTCGCCGGTACGGACAACCGCGCGTTGACCGCGTACAGGCTTGAGCCGAAGGAAACCACAGCCGACGGCTCGTCGAGGTCGCAGTCACGGATCACGTCGACCGGCGTGGCCCGGGTGAGCTGCTCGTTGAGACGGAACTTGGCGATCACGTTGTTCCGGTTGCGCACCACGTACAGCGTGCGCCCCCGGAGCAGGAGGCCGTCGCCGTTGGCGACCGACACGCCGCCCGTGCTGATCCGGGCGGCCATGCCCGCGCGGGGGTCGAAGCAGTAGAGCCGGCCGGTCCTGGCCTGCACCACGATGAGCTTGCCCGCCGAGGCGGCGACGATGCCGGTGTTGCAGGCGTCGGGGTCACCGAGCCCGGCCGGCAACGGCAGCGCGCGTACGCCCGACTGTCCGGGCAGCGACCCGTGGCGGCCGAACTCGACGCAGTAGACCTTGGCTTTCTCCGAGTCGGTGAAGAACACGGCCTTGTCCGTGGCGGCAACGCCGTCGATGAACCCACCGCCGAAGTCGTACGTCGCCAGGCATTCGCCTGTCGACTCACGGTAGACGGCCGCGCCGCCCATCTTGCCGCAGGCCGCCCAGATCCGGCCCCGTTCGACGGCCAGCCCCGTCGCCTGGGTGCCGGCCACCGGCGGCACGAGCAGCATCCCGTGACCGGTGCGCAGATCGGCGCACCAGATACAACCGTCGGCCATGGAGCTGACGTAGATCTTCGTGCCGGTGCCGCGGGCGATGCCCTCCGGGCAGAACCCGTTCGGCAGGTTGATCACCGAGGGATATCGGCCGTTCCCGGGGTGGGCTGATGCCGGAGCCGCGCCGATGGCGACCCCGACGGGCGCGGCAACGGCCGCGGCCAAGAGCGTTCGTCTGTGCACTGTCGTGCTCCTTCGCTAGGCGACTGAACACATATATGGATACCTGTGGATCAAATGCCGGAGCCACCTCACCATTGCGGGACGAGTGGCTGCACGGAACGCGTGTGGCGAACCTGCTGATCGCCGCCGCCGGCGGAGCTGCTGGCAAGGTGGGCCACATCGGGCGGGGGCGGCAGCCGGGCTGCGGGACTCGCACCACGGACAGCTCCACGCGGCTCGATCGGAGCGAGAAGGAGCGGTGCGCCCGGCAGGATTCGAACCTGCGGCCTTGGGATTAGAAGTCCCCTGCTCTATCCGCTGAGCTACGGGCGCGCGTCGACGATCGTCGCGCCAAGAGGGTACCGCCGGCCCTGGCCCGGCCGGGGGTACGGGTCTGCGCGTCCACGTCGCCGCCCAGCGTGCCATGCCGGTGCCCAGCCCGGCATCCCCGTTCCGGCGGGTCCCGGCCCGGCGACCGCACCTCGATCCGTACCCTCGGCGGATGCTGCTCGACCAGGACACCGAAAACGAGATCATCTTCGCGCTGTGCCAGCACCTCGGACGGGCCATCCTGCCCGTCTCCGGGGCGACAGGACCCGGGGCTCCGGCCGGCACGGTCGGTACCGCGTTCTTCTACAGCGAGCTGGTCGGCGCCACCGCCGACGGGGAGATCGCGCACGAGTGGCTGCTCACCGCCGACGCGCTCACCGACCGGGCGTACGGGGAGATCGGGCTGCGGCCCAGCGTCACCGATCCGGCCGAGGGCGCGGACGAGCCGATCGAGCTGACCGGCTTCGCCGACCACTGGCTGCACCTGCCGGAGCTGGGGTTGGCCGCGATGCCCACCGGTGGGCTGCACGGCTACGCCGACGACCGGGGCTGGCGCTGGCGTACCCAGCAGGTGACCGAGGCGGTCGCCGCGCCGGCCGACGCGGTGGCCCGGATCGGCGCGACGCCCGGGTCGGCGTTCGTGCTGGCCCTGGGCGTCGCCGACGACGGGTCACGCCCGTTGGAGGCGGTGGCCGAGCGGGTCGCCCGGCACGGCGACGCGGTGCGGGTGACCAGCGAACTGCCCGCCGGGTACGTGGGCGCGCCCGTCTTCGCGGTCGAGGCCGGGCCGGACGGCGGGCCGGTGCCGCGCTGCCTGGGTGTGCTGCTGCCGGCCCACGACGGCGGGCATCCGGTCGCCACGTTCGACCGGATCCGGTCCGCGCTCGTCGAGGTCGTCGACGGCTGACCGGTTCGGCGGGGCCGCGCCGAGCCGGCGACGGGAGGGTCGGGTCGGTCGCCGGTTCAGCCCTCGGCGGTGGCGTCGGCCGGCTCGTCGGCCGGCCGGCGCGGGGCCGGCGGCGCGGCCTCCGGCTCGGTCGGGCCCACCCGGAGGAAGCCCTCTGCCCACCGCCCGACCTCCGCGAAGACCTTTTCGCGTACGGCGGGACTGGAGAGCGTGAGGTCGTGCAGCCCGCCGTCGAAGCGGGCCAGGGTGACGTGCCGGCCGAGCCGGGGCGCCCACCGCACCATGTGCTCCACGTCGAGCACCGCGTCGGCACCGGTGGCGCTGTCGTGCCACTTGGTGCCCCGGAAGGTGCGGGTGGAGCAGGCCAGCAGCACCGGCACCGGGATGCCCAGCCCGGCCCGGAGCCGGCGCTGGCCGGTGCGGATCGCGTTGAGCCAGCCGGCCCGGACCGGGAACCCGGCGAGCGGCTTCCACTCCAGGTCGTAGCGCCACTCGCCGCGGTGGTCGGCGTGCAGGCTCTCGCCGTACACGGTGCCGAGCCCGAACGGCAGGATGCGCTGCGGCGCCCGACGGCCCAGGCGGGAGACGGCGGCGGCGAGGGGTCGACGGACCAGCCAGGGGGCGTTGATGTCGAAGAAGGGACTGTTCAGCACGATGCCGTCGACTAGGCCGGCGTCGCGGCGGGCGTCCGCCCAGAGCGAGATGATCAGGCCGCCGGTCGAGTGGCCCATGGCGAGGAGCGTCTCGTGCCCCTCCTCGGCGCGGATGATCTCCGCGGCGGCGTCCAGCTCGGGGAAGTAGTCGCTCAGGTCGCGGCAGAAGTTCGGCGTCTGGTGCGGCAGCAGGCTGCGGCCGTATTTTCGCAGGTCGAGGGCGTAGAAGTCCCAGCCGCGCTCGGCGAAGAAGTCGGCCACGTGGGTCTGGAAGAAGTAGTCGACGAAGCCGTGCACGTAGAGCACGGCGCGGCCGGTCGGGCGGTCGGCCCGCCGGCGGACCAGGGTCGCGACCACCGGTCCCTCGTCGTCGGTGCCCAACTCGATGGTGCGCCGCTCGTAGGGTGCTCCCAGCACGTCCGGTTCCACGACCGCGACGGTACGCCGCCGAGCTACCCGGCGGTAGGGGTGCGAGGCGGGCCCCTTCTTGACGCATTCGGTAGAGGAAGGGCCCCCGCTTAACAGCTCTGTTAAGCGGGGGCCCTTCCTTGCACCAGGGCGCGCGCGGCGGCGGGGTGCGGGCGGCACAGCGGAACTCAGGCGGTCTCGGCGTCCTCGCGCTCGGCGTCCTCGTGCTCGCCGACCTGGAGCGGGACGGCCGCGGGCTGCTCCGTCGGGCGCAGGTGCTTGTTGCTGCGCGGCTCCTGCCGGGTCTTCGCGTCGTTGAGCTTGCGGCGCAGGTCGTCCCGGACGTCGTTGAGCGCGGCGTGCAGGTCCTCCTCGGTCGAGGTGGTCACGATCTTCTGCCGGCCGGCGACCCAGCACTCCAGGGTCACCTTCTGGCCCCGGGCCTCGCGGTCCTTGACCGACACCTCCAGCTCGGTGGCATCGGCGTGGAAGCTGGCGAGCCGGGCGTCCAGCGTCCCGAACTGCTCGGCGATCCAGTTGCGGTCGCCCTGGGAGAACCCGGCGCCGACGCGCAGGCACTCGGCCACGGTCGCGGGGTTCGCCACGGCGCTCATCGCGCTGCCTCGCGGACGTCTCGGAGAAGCATCGGCGCTCCCTTTCTCTCGGTTGATCAAGTACTTACCCAACCGGCGTGCTTCCGGAACGCCCCGCGCCGGTCACTTTCCGATCATGTGCCGCCGCAGGTCGACGCCGTAGGGGCCATCGGCCTAGCAGACCGGGACCTTGATCAGGCGGTTGTCCACAAGGCGGTCCGTCATCCACAGGCGTGGGCCGGCGGGTGGTCCGGGCGGCCCGGCCCGGCCCACGCTCTCCCGGACAAGCCGATCCCTGGGAGGGGCGATGTTCGATACCTACGTCACGATCGTCGGCAACGTGCTGACCGCGCCGGAGTGGCGGCGGACCACGCAGAGCGGCACGCTGGTGGCCAACTTCAAGGTCGCCTCGACCGCGCGCCGGCTCGACCGGGACAGCGGCCGTTGGGTCGACGGCAACAGCCTGCGGGTCCGCGTCAACTGCTGGCGACGCCTGGCCGAGGGGGTGGCCGCCTCGGTGGCGGTGGGCGATCCGGTGATCGTCGCCGGCCGCCTCTACACCAGGGACTGGGTCGACGAGGCCGGCACCCACCGCACGCTCTACGAGCTGGAGGCGGTCGCGGTCGGGCACGACCTGTCCCGGGGACGGTCGCGTTTCCTGCGCAACCAGCCGCGTGCGGCCACCAGCTCGGTCGAGGACGCCGATGCGGAGCAGCGGGTGCACGGCGAGGCGACCGAGCCGGTGCCCGACGCGCAGGCACCGACCCGGTTCGACGACCGGCGGTTCGACGACGACTTCCCGCCGCCGGAGTTCGCGACGGCGCGGGTCGGCCTCGCCGGCTCGCTGGACCGGGTGGTCGAACTCGACCCGTTCGACGACCGGCCCGCCGACCCGGGGACCGGCGACGGCACGCGGCCGGGCGGCCCGACCGGTGGTGGGGACGTCCGGCCCGGTGGACCGGAGGCGGGGGAGGAGGACGAGTTGGCCGCCGAGGAGGGGGACGAGCCGGCCCCGGCTGAGGACGACGAGTTGGCCGAGGTCGAGCTGCCGGTCGACGACGGGACGGCCGGCGCGGGGTCGGGCGCTGCGCGGTCGGGTGGCGCGGCTGCCTCGGGCCGTCGCGGCCGGCGGCGTACGCCGGTGCCCGCCTGAGCCTCCGGCCGTGCAACGGGGACGCGGGGTGGTGGCGGCGTCGCCACCCCGCGGCACGGTCCGCCCGCGCCACCGGATGCGGCTAGGCTGGCCGGCCGGAGGTGGTGACGGGTGCGGCAGGCGACCGCCATGGCGAACGCGACCGGGCTGGTGGCGGGCTACGCGCTCGACGCGCTGCTCGGCGACCCGCGCCGGTGGCATCCGGTGGCCGGCTTCGGCCGCGCCGCCGGTGCGCTGGAGCGGCGGGTCTACCGCCCGGACCGCGCGGCCGGCGTCGTGTTCACCGCGCTCGCGGTCGGTGCGCCGGTGCTGCTCGGGGCCGTCGCCGGGCGCGCCACCCGACGGCATCCGGCGGCGCGGGCCGCGCTGGTGGCCG is a window from the Micromonospora sp. DSM 45708 genome containing:
- a CDS encoding winged helix-turn-helix domain-containing protein, which translates into the protein MSVDPFSPTPLYVQVADLIAKQIEAGKLEPRKPIPSESQIQQTYGIARGTARQAVALLRERGLVVTVPHRGTYVAWES
- a CDS encoding superoxide dismutase, whose protein sequence is MINLPNGFCPEGIARGTGTKIYVSSMADGCIWCADLRTGHGMLLVPPVAGTQATGLAVERGRIWAACGKMGGAAVYRESTGECLATYDFGGGFIDGVAATDKAVFFTDSEKAKVYCVEFGRHGSLPGQSGVRALPLPAGLGDPDACNTGIVAASAGKLIVVQARTGRLYCFDPRAGMAARISTGGVSVANGDGLLLRGRTLYVVRNRNNVIAKFRLNEQLTRATPVDVIRDCDLDEPSAVVSFGSSLYAVNARLSVPATPDTTYCVVRVRD
- a CDS encoding alpha/beta hydrolase, translating into MEPDVLGAPYERRTIELGTDDEGPVVATLVRRRADRPTGRAVLYVHGFVDYFFQTHVADFFAERGWDFYALDLRKYGRSLLPHQTPNFCRDLSDYFPELDAAAEIIRAEEGHETLLAMGHSTGGLIISLWADARRDAGLVDGIVLNSPFFDINAPWLVRRPLAAAVSRLGRRAPQRILPFGLGTVYGESLHADHRGEWRYDLEWKPLAGFPVRAGWLNAIRTGQRRLRAGLGIPVPVLLACSTRTFRGTKWHDSATGADAVLDVEHMVRWAPRLGRHVTLARFDGGLHDLTLSSPAVREKVFAEVGRWAEGFLRVGPTEPEAAPPAPRRPADEPADATAEG
- a CDS encoding HPF/RaiA family ribosome-associated protein, whose amino-acid sequence is MSAVANPATVAECLRVGAGFSQGDRNWIAEQFGTLDARLASFHADATELEVSVKDREARGQKVTLECWVAGRQKIVTTSTEEDLHAALNDVRDDLRRKLNDAKTRQEPRSNKHLRPTEQPAAVPLQVGEHEDAEREDAETA
- the ssb gene encoding single-stranded DNA-binding protein, coding for MFDTYVTIVGNVLTAPEWRRTTQSGTLVANFKVASTARRLDRDSGRWVDGNSLRVRVNCWRRLAEGVAASVAVGDPVIVAGRLYTRDWVDEAGTHRTLYELEAVAVGHDLSRGRSRFLRNQPRAATSSVEDADAEQRVHGEATEPVPDAQAPTRFDDRRFDDDFPPPEFATARVGLAGSLDRVVELDPFDDRPADPGTGDGTRPGGPTGGGDVRPGGPEAGEEDELAAEEGDEPAPAEDDELAEVELPVDDGTAGAGSGAARSGGAAASGRRGRRRTPVPA